In a single window of the Pedococcus dokdonensis genome:
- a CDS encoding nitrite/sulfite reductase, translating into MTQTPTRPQRQAGKATGAWADGDRTPLNANEEFKQADDGLNVRARIEQVYSKEGFASIPGEDLRGRMRWWGLYTQRKPGIDGGKTATLDPSELDAEYFMLRVRSDGGALDADQLRTVAEISREFARDTADVTDRQNIQLHWIRVEDVPEIWERLESVGLTTAEACGDTPRVILGSPVAGIAADEVIDGTPAVRQILDRYIGSPEFSNLPRKFKTAISGSPSLDVAHEVNDISFVGVEHPEHGPGFDVWVGGGLSTNPMFAQRLGVWVALEDVPDVWKGVVSIFRDHGYRRLRNRARLKFLMADWGPEKFRDVLQNDYLKRVLLDGPAPQAPSEHRRDHVGVHPQQDGKFWVGVAPIAGRVSGTTLYAVAELAAKHGSGRVRLTAHQKLLVLDVPQREVAALTAGLDGLGLPTAPSEWRRGLMACTGIEFCKLALVETKARAHTVIAEMERRLPDWDVPFSIHINGCPNSCARTQVADVGLKGMVQTDDDGNLVEIFQVHLGGGLGTEPQLARKTRALKVRAEDLPDYVERLAGRFVEQREGDESFAHWAHRAEEDDLR; encoded by the coding sequence GTGACGCAGACCCCCACCCGACCCCAGCGCCAGGCCGGCAAGGCGACCGGCGCCTGGGCCGACGGCGACCGCACGCCACTGAACGCGAACGAGGAGTTCAAGCAGGCGGACGACGGCCTCAACGTCCGTGCGCGGATCGAGCAGGTGTACTCGAAGGAGGGCTTCGCCAGCATCCCGGGTGAGGACCTGCGCGGCCGGATGCGGTGGTGGGGCCTCTACACCCAGCGCAAGCCCGGGATCGACGGCGGCAAGACCGCGACGCTCGACCCCAGTGAGCTCGACGCCGAGTACTTCATGCTCCGCGTCCGCAGCGACGGCGGCGCCCTCGACGCCGACCAGCTGCGGACCGTCGCCGAGATCAGCCGCGAGTTCGCCCGGGACACGGCCGACGTCACCGACCGCCAGAACATCCAGCTGCACTGGATCCGGGTCGAGGACGTGCCCGAGATCTGGGAGCGGCTCGAGTCCGTGGGCCTCACGACGGCCGAGGCCTGTGGTGACACCCCGCGCGTCATCCTGGGGTCGCCGGTCGCCGGCATCGCTGCGGACGAGGTCATCGACGGCACCCCCGCCGTCCGGCAGATCCTCGACCGCTACATCGGCAGCCCCGAGTTCTCCAACCTGCCGCGCAAGTTCAAGACCGCGATCTCGGGCAGCCCGAGCCTCGACGTCGCGCACGAGGTCAACGACATCTCGTTCGTGGGTGTCGAGCACCCGGAGCACGGGCCGGGGTTCGACGTCTGGGTGGGCGGGGGACTCTCGACCAACCCGATGTTCGCGCAACGCCTCGGCGTGTGGGTCGCCCTCGAGGACGTGCCCGACGTGTGGAAGGGCGTCGTCTCGATCTTCCGTGACCACGGCTACCGGCGGCTGCGCAACCGGGCGCGCCTCAAGTTCCTGATGGCCGACTGGGGTCCGGAGAAGTTCCGCGACGTCCTCCAGAACGACTACCTCAAGCGCGTCCTCCTCGACGGCCCCGCCCCGCAGGCCCCGAGCGAGCACCGCCGTGACCACGTCGGGGTCCACCCCCAGCAGGACGGGAAGTTCTGGGTCGGGGTCGCGCCCATCGCGGGCCGCGTGAGCGGCACGACCCTGTATGCCGTCGCGGAGCTGGCGGCCAAGCACGGCTCCGGCCGGGTGCGGCTCACCGCGCACCAGAAGCTGCTGGTGCTCGACGTGCCCCAGCGGGAGGTCGCCGCCCTCACCGCGGGTCTCGACGGGCTCGGCCTGCCGACCGCCCCGAGCGAGTGGCGTCGCGGTCTGATGGCCTGCACCGGCATCGAGTTCTGCAAGCTGGCCCTGGTCGAGACCAAGGCCCGCGCGCACACCGTCATCGCCGAGATGGAGCGCCGGCTGCCTGACTGGGACGTGCCGTTCTCGATCCACATCAACGGGTGCCCCAACTCGTGCGCCCGCACCCAGGTCGCCGACGTCGGCCTCAAGGGCATGGTGCAGACCGACGACGACGGCAACCTGGTCGAGATCTTCCAGGTCCACCTCGGGGGAGGGCTCGGCACCGAGCCACAGCTGGCCCGCAAGACGCGTGCGCTCAAGGTGCGCGCCGAGGACCTGCCCGACTACGTCGAGCGGTTGGCCGGCCGGTTCGTCGAGCAGCGCGAGGGCGACGAGTCGTTCGCGCACTGGGCGCACCGCGCCGAGGAGGACGACCTGCGATGA
- a CDS encoding ABC-F family ATP-binding cassette domain-containing protein, with product MIAASGIELRAGSRLLLDGATFRIAAGDRVGLVGRNGAGKTTLTKVLAGQGQPAAGSVTATGEVGYLPQDPRTGDLHVLARDRILSARGLDRIIRQMREAEGAMASADDDTRDKAMRRYSRLEAEFTAEGGYAAESEAATIASALSLEERVLGQPLSTLSGGQRRRVELSRILFSGAATLLLDEPTNHLDADSIAWLRDYLKGYQGGLVVISHDVELLDAVVNRVFHLDANRSELDVYNVGWKPYLQQRETDERARKREYANATKKAAALMEQAEKMRAKATKAVAAQNMIKRAERMLAGVEGERTTDKVAKLRFPDPAPCGRTPLRASGLSRSYGSQEVFTDVDLAIDRGSRVVVLGLNGAGKTTLLRMLAGADEPDTGHVEPGHGLKLGYYAQEHENLDVSRSVLANMKSAAPASFGETEVRKVLGSFLFSGEDVDKPASVLSGGEKTRLSLAMLVVSSANVLLLDEPTNNLDPASREEILGALRTYKGAVVLVTHDEGAVEALEPERILLLPDGVEDHWGQDYLDLISLA from the coding sequence GTGATTGCCGCCAGTGGGATCGAGCTGCGTGCTGGGTCCAGGCTCCTGCTCGACGGCGCGACCTTCCGGATCGCGGCCGGCGACCGGGTCGGGCTGGTCGGCCGCAACGGCGCCGGCAAGACCACCTTGACCAAGGTGCTCGCGGGGCAGGGCCAGCCGGCGGCCGGTTCGGTCACGGCCACCGGGGAGGTCGGCTACCTGCCCCAGGACCCGCGCACCGGTGACCTGCACGTGCTGGCCCGTGACCGCATACTCTCCGCCCGCGGGCTCGACCGGATCATCCGGCAGATGCGCGAGGCCGAGGGCGCGATGGCCAGCGCCGACGACGACACCCGTGACAAGGCGATGCGTCGCTACTCGCGGCTCGAGGCCGAGTTCACCGCCGAGGGCGGGTATGCCGCGGAGTCGGAGGCCGCCACCATTGCCAGTGCGTTGTCGCTCGAGGAGCGGGTCCTCGGGCAGCCGCTGTCGACGCTCTCCGGTGGTCAGCGTCGCCGGGTCGAGCTGTCGCGGATCTTGTTCTCGGGCGCGGCCACCCTGCTGCTCGACGAGCCGACCAACCACCTCGACGCCGACTCGATCGCCTGGCTGCGCGACTACCTCAAGGGCTACCAGGGCGGCCTGGTCGTGATCAGCCACGACGTCGAGCTGCTCGACGCCGTGGTCAACCGGGTGTTCCACCTCGACGCCAACCGCTCCGAGCTCGACGTCTACAACGTGGGCTGGAAGCCCTACCTCCAGCAGCGCGAGACCGACGAGCGGGCGCGCAAGCGGGAGTACGCCAACGCCACCAAGAAGGCCGCCGCCCTGATGGAGCAGGCCGAGAAGATGCGGGCCAAGGCGACCAAGGCGGTGGCCGCCCAGAACATGATCAAGCGCGCGGAGCGGATGCTCGCCGGCGTCGAGGGGGAGCGGACCACCGACAAGGTGGCCAAGCTGCGCTTCCCGGACCCGGCCCCCTGCGGTCGCACGCCGCTGCGGGCGTCCGGGTTGTCCCGGTCCTACGGCAGCCAGGAGGTCTTCACCGACGTCGACCTGGCCATCGACCGCGGCTCACGGGTCGTCGTGCTCGGCCTCAACGGCGCCGGCAAGACGACGCTGCTCCGGATGCTCGCCGGCGCCGACGAGCCGGACACCGGCCATGTCGAGCCTGGTCACGGGCTGAAGCTCGGCTACTACGCCCAGGAGCACGAGAACCTCGACGTCAGCCGCTCGGTGCTGGCCAACATGAAGTCGGCTGCACCGGCGTCGTTCGGCGAGACCGAGGTGCGCAAGGTGCTCGGGTCGTTCCTGTTCAGCGGTGAGGACGTCGACAAGCCGGCCAGTGTGCTCTCGGGTGGGGAGAAGACCCGGCTCTCGCTGGCCATGCTCGTCGTCTCGAGCGCCAACGTGCTGCTGCTCGACGAGCCCACCAACAACCTCGACCCTGCCTCGCGCGAGGAGATCCTGGGCGCGCTGCGGACCTACAAGGGCGCGGTCGTCCTGGTCACTCACGACGAGGGCGCCGTCGAGGCGCTCGAGCCCGAGCGCATCCTCCTACTCCCTGACGGGGTCGAGGACCACTGGGGCCAGGACTACCTCGACCTCATCTCGCTCGCCTGA
- the ypfJ gene encoding KPN_02809 family neutral zinc metallopeptidase, with product MSFNDDVKIDSSQVGSGGSGGSPGGMVVGGGIGGIILLIIALIFGINPSDLPTNPGGGSPDQGQVQPGGTEQDSELANCKTGADANKSDACRVKATVLAVNTFWSQELPKYKREYTPATTILYNGSTQSQCGTASNQVGPFYCPLDKQVYIDASFFQILSDQFGSSSGPLAQEYVVAHEYGHHVQDILGLLDEAQKDPKGEQSGGVRIELMADCLAGVWANHATETKGESTKGGDVAFLKPLTDKDIKDALSAASSVGDDRIQEKTQGRVSPESWTHGSAEARQRWFTTGYKSGDLNQCDTLSPDTVE from the coding sequence ATGAGCTTCAACGACGACGTCAAGATCGACTCCTCCCAGGTCGGGTCTGGCGGCAGCGGTGGCTCCCCCGGCGGCATGGTCGTCGGCGGCGGCATCGGCGGCATCATCCTGCTGATCATCGCGCTCATCTTCGGCATCAACCCCAGCGACCTCCCCACCAACCCGGGGGGTGGCTCGCCCGACCAGGGTCAGGTCCAGCCCGGCGGCACCGAACAGGACTCCGAGCTGGCCAACTGCAAGACCGGGGCCGACGCCAACAAGAGCGACGCCTGCCGGGTCAAGGCCACCGTCCTGGCCGTCAACACCTTCTGGTCGCAGGAGCTGCCGAAGTACAAGCGCGAGTACACCCCGGCCACGACGATCCTCTACAACGGCTCGACGCAGTCGCAGTGCGGCACCGCGAGCAACCAGGTGGGCCCGTTCTACTGCCCGCTGGACAAGCAGGTCTACATCGACGCGAGCTTCTTCCAGATCCTCAGCGACCAGTTCGGGTCGAGCAGTGGTCCCCTGGCCCAGGAGTACGTCGTCGCACACGAGTACGGCCACCACGTCCAGGACATCCTCGGTCTCCTCGACGAGGCGCAGAAGGACCCCAAGGGCGAGCAGAGCGGCGGCGTCCGGATCGAGCTGATGGCCGACTGCCTCGCCGGGGTCTGGGCCAACCACGCCACCGAGACCAAGGGCGAGAGCACCAAGGGTGGCGATGTCGCCTTCCTCAAGCCGTTGACCGACAAGGACATCAAGGACGCCCTGTCGGCGGCGTCCTCGGTGGGCGACGACCGGATCCAGGAGAAGACCCAGGGCCGGGTCAGCCCGGAGTCCTGGACCCACGGCTCCGCCGAGGCGCGGCAGCGGTGGTTCACCACCGGCTACAAGTCGGGCGACCTCAACCAGTGCGACACGCTCAGCCCTGACACGGTGGAGTAG